The Gammaproteobacteria bacterium DNA window CACAAACTCAGGAGAGAATAACAATGAAGCTAGTCACCGCTATCATTAAACCATTCAAATTAGATGATGTACGTGAAGCACTAACCGAGCAAGGCATACAAGGACTTACAGTAACCGAAGTAAAAGGATTTGGACGCCAAAAAGGGCACACAGAACTCTATCGGGGAGCAGAATATGTCATCGATTTCTTGCCTAAACTAAAAATTGA harbors:
- the glnK gene encoding P-II family nitrogen regulator, which codes for MKLVTAIIKPFKLDDVREALTEQGIQGLTVTEVKGFGRQKGHTELYRGAEYVIDFLPKLKIEIAVPEERVDEVIEVITRTANTGKIGDGKIFITNLEQAIRIRTGETGPEAL